A stretch of Bradyrhizobium sp. AZCC 2262 DNA encodes these proteins:
- the cysT gene encoding sulfate ABC transporter permease subunit CysT, whose product MPGFGLTMGLTLTWLSVIILIPLAGLFLKTLELSPGQFWDILTSRRTLNALKLSFGLSFAAACVNLVMGTIIVWALVRYRFPGRRLFDAIVDIPFALPTAVAGVALTQLFAQKGWLGAPLAELGIKVAFTPIGIFIAMVFIGIPFVVRTVQPVLIDLDPEIEEAAASLGANRWHTVFRVILPSLIPALLTGFALAFARAVGEYGSVIFIAGNLPNVSEIAPLLIVIRLSEFRYADATAIAVIMLLASFLIILVVNRLQRWAQTRIPAH is encoded by the coding sequence TTGCCGGGGTTCGGTCTCACCATGGGACTGACCCTGACATGGCTCTCCGTTATCATCCTCATCCCGCTCGCCGGCCTGTTCCTCAAAACGCTCGAGCTTTCGCCCGGGCAGTTCTGGGACATCCTCACCAGCCGCCGCACCCTGAACGCGCTGAAGCTCTCGTTCGGCCTTTCCTTTGCCGCTGCCTGCGTCAATCTGGTGATGGGGACGATCATCGTGTGGGCGCTGGTGCGGTATCGCTTTCCGGGCCGGCGGCTGTTTGACGCCATCGTCGATATTCCCTTTGCGCTGCCGACAGCGGTTGCGGGCGTCGCGTTGACGCAATTGTTCGCGCAGAAGGGCTGGCTCGGCGCGCCGCTGGCCGAGCTCGGCATCAAGGTCGCATTCACGCCGATTGGCATTTTCATTGCGATGGTCTTCATCGGTATTCCGTTCGTGGTGCGGACGGTTCAGCCGGTGCTGATCGATCTCGATCCTGAAATCGAGGAGGCGGCCGCGAGCCTCGGCGCCAACCGCTGGCACACGGTGTTCCGGGTGATCCTGCCGAGCCTGATCCCGGCGCTATTGACCGGGTTTGCACTGGCGTTCGCGCGCGCCGTCGGTGAATACGGCTCGGTGATCTTCATCGCCGGCAATTTGCCGAATGTGTCGGAGATCGCGCCGCTCCTGATCGTGATCCGGTTGTCCGAATTTCGCTATGCCGATGCGACGGCAATCGCCGTCATCATGCTGCTGGCTTCGTTCCTGATCATCCTCGTCGTCAATCGCCTGCAACGCTGGGCGCAAACCCGCATTCCCGCGCATTGA
- a CDS encoding sulfate ABC transporter substrate-binding protein — MIRRILPLVAGLLWASSAFAADYTLLNVSYDPTRELYADFNKAFVAAYQKETGKSVEIKQSHGGSGSQARAVIDGLQADIVTLALAYDIDAIAAKGLVAPDWQKKLSLNASPYTSTIVFLVRKGNPKAIKDWDDLIKPGVQVITPNPKTSGGARWNYLAAWGFAEKKFGSADRAKQFVGDLFKNVPVLDTGARGSTVTFVERGVGDVLLAWENEAFLAQREFGKDKFEIVAPPLSILAEPPVAVVDKVADKKGTRAVAEAYLKYWYTKEGQEIAARNSYRPRDSEIAKEYEKSFAKVELFTIDDVFGGWTKAQKDHFGEGGIFDQIYKN; from the coding sequence ATGATCCGTCGCATTCTGCCGCTCGTCGCGGGACTGCTCTGGGCGAGTTCTGCCTTCGCTGCCGACTATACGCTGCTCAACGTGTCCTACGATCCGACGCGCGAACTCTACGCCGATTTCAACAAGGCGTTTGTCGCGGCCTATCAGAAAGAAACCGGCAAGAGCGTCGAGATCAAGCAGTCGCATGGCGGCTCGGGCTCGCAGGCGCGCGCGGTGATCGACGGCCTGCAGGCCGACATCGTCACACTGGCGCTGGCCTATGACATCGACGCCATCGCCGCCAAGGGGCTGGTGGCGCCCGACTGGCAGAAGAAGTTGTCGCTCAATGCGTCGCCCTATACGTCGACGATCGTGTTCCTGGTGCGCAAGGGCAATCCCAAGGCCATCAAGGACTGGGACGATCTGATCAAGCCCGGCGTGCAGGTGATCACGCCGAACCCGAAGACCTCGGGTGGCGCGCGCTGGAACTATCTGGCAGCGTGGGGCTTTGCGGAAAAGAAATTCGGCTCCGCCGACAGGGCGAAGCAATTCGTCGGTGATCTCTTCAAGAACGTGCCGGTGCTCGATACCGGCGCGCGCGGCTCGACGGTGACCTTCGTCGAGCGCGGCGTCGGCGACGTGCTGCTGGCGTGGGAGAACGAGGCGTTCCTGGCACAGCGCGAGTTCGGCAAGGACAAGTTCGAGATCGTGGCGCCGCCATTGTCGATTCTCGCCGAGCCGCCGGTCGCGGTCGTCGACAAGGTTGCCGATAAAAAAGGCACGCGCGCGGTCGCCGAGGCTTACCTGAAATATTGGTATACCAAGGAAGGTCAGGAAATCGCCGCACGCAATTCCTATCGTCCACGCGATTCGGAAATTGCGAAGGAGTACGAAAAATCCTTCGCCAAGGTCGAACTTTTCACAATCGACGACGTTTTTGGTGGTTGGACAAAGGCGCAGAAAGATCACTTCGGCGAAGGCGGCATTTTCGACCAGATTTACAAGAATTGA
- a CDS encoding phosphoadenylyl-sulfate reductase yields MIIQHGLAAEAAILHSAQTLDHTLRDASPAHVIETALKVVGREQLALVSSFGTESAALLKVMADVDPAIPVIFLDTGWLFEETLAYRDTLIATLGLRDVRSIKPLEEALSRQDPDRELWFSDPDACCRIRKVEPLARALKPFAAWINGRKRFQGGARAEIPVVEDDGAKLKFNPFANVSREEIEAIYKLAKLPPHPLVASGYLSVGCMPCSSRAAAGEDARDGRWRGRAKTECGIHTMKTS; encoded by the coding sequence ATGATCATACAGCACGGCCTCGCGGCGGAGGCGGCGATCCTTCATTCGGCGCAGACGCTTGACCATACCTTGCGCGACGCCTCGCCGGCGCACGTCATTGAAACCGCGCTTAAGGTCGTCGGTCGCGAACAGCTTGCGCTGGTGTCGTCGTTCGGCACGGAATCGGCGGCGCTGCTCAAGGTGATGGCGGACGTCGATCCCGCCATTCCCGTAATCTTTCTCGATACCGGATGGCTGTTCGAGGAGACGCTCGCCTATCGCGACACGCTGATCGCGACACTTGGCCTTCGCGACGTTCGCTCGATCAAACCGCTGGAAGAGGCGCTCTCACGCCAGGATCCCGATCGCGAATTGTGGTTTTCCGATCCCGACGCCTGCTGCCGTATCCGTAAAGTGGAGCCGCTGGCGCGGGCGCTCAAGCCGTTCGCGGCCTGGATCAACGGGCGCAAGCGTTTTCAGGGCGGCGCGCGCGCCGAGATTCCCGTCGTCGAGGACGACGGCGCGAAGCTGAAATTCAATCCGTTCGCCAACGTGTCGCGCGAGGAGATCGAGGCGATCTACAAGCTCGCGAAACTTCCGCCGCATCCGCTCGTTGCCTCAGGCTACCTGTCGGTCGGATGCATGCCGTGCTCGAGCCGGGCGGCTGCCGGCGAGGACGCGCGCGACGGCCGCTGGCGCGGCAGAGCCAAGACGGAATGTGGCATCCACACGATGAAAACTTCCTAG
- a CDS encoding DUF934 domain-containing protein, producing the protein MPLVKDGKIAADLFVHVPDGAELPGDGAILVPAARFLEDPQALLARAGKLGVIWPNNRDIDDLVPYLDRLAAIALVFPSFRDGRAYSQARLLRERYAFEGELRATGQVLRDQFVFMLRAGFDAFEVKKDSDAAAFAATTKRYSVFYQPTGDGRVTALNRRMQLRHSESAGQ; encoded by the coding sequence ATGCCACTCGTTAAAGACGGAAAAATTGCAGCCGACCTGTTCGTCCATGTGCCTGACGGCGCCGAACTTCCGGGCGATGGCGCGATCCTGGTTCCGGCGGCGCGGTTTCTCGAAGATCCGCAAGCCTTGCTGGCCCGCGCCGGCAAGCTCGGCGTGATCTGGCCGAACAACCGCGACATCGACGATTTGGTACCGTATCTCGACCGGCTGGCGGCAATCGCGCTGGTGTTTCCGTCGTTCCGCGACGGCCGCGCCTATAGCCAGGCGCGGCTGCTGCGCGAGCGATACGCCTTCGAAGGCGAGCTGCGCGCCACCGGCCAGGTGCTGCGCGATCAGTTCGTGTTCATGCTGCGCGCCGGCTTCGACGCCTTCGAGGTGAAAAAGGACAGCGACGCGGCGGCGTTTGCGGCGACCACCAAGCGCTATTCAGTGTTCTACCAGCCGACCGGCGATGGCCGTGTCACCGCGCTCAATCGGCGGATGCAGTTGCGTCATTCGGAGAGTGCCGGCCAGTGA
- a CDS encoding nitrite/sulfite reductase, with the protein MYAYDELDRTLINERVSEFRDQVKRRLSGELTEDEFKMLRLQNGVYLQLHAYMFRVAIPYGTLSSKQLRRLAHVARRYDRGYGHFTTRQNIQFNWIKLAELPDALADLAEVGIHAMQTSGNNMRNVTSDQWAGVAPGEIEDPRIWSEILRQHTTLHPEFSFLPRKFKIAITASDHDRAAIKIHDIGLRLYRNAEGETGFEVLVGGGLGRTPFIAKTIKPFVSRRDILSYVEAILRVYNQYGRRDNIYKARIKILVHELGIEKFAREVEEEWEHIRDSALTLEDSVIEEIRSRFSYPAYDKLPHMPDELKKAAHDPHFEAWRRNSVFTHKVQGYSIVTLSLKPVGGPPGDATADQMDAVADLADKYSFGEIRVGHEQNLVLPHVAKRDLPALWKALDRIGLATPNINLVSDIIACPGLDYCSLANARSIPIAQELTRRFANHDTANMIGRLHINISGCINACGHHHVGHIGILGVEKNGEEFYQITIGGRADENAQMGTLIGPAVPYVDVADVIEDIVEAYLALRARPDELFVDTVKRLGVEPFRERVYATR; encoded by the coding sequence ATGTACGCATATGACGAACTCGACCGCACGCTGATCAACGAACGCGTGTCCGAATTCCGGGACCAGGTGAAGCGCCGTCTCTCCGGCGAGCTCACCGAGGACGAATTCAAGATGCTGCGGCTGCAGAACGGCGTCTATCTGCAACTGCACGCCTACATGTTCCGCGTCGCGATTCCCTACGGCACGCTGTCGTCGAAGCAGCTGCGGCGGCTTGCGCATGTCGCGCGCCGCTACGATCGCGGCTACGGCCATTTCACCACCCGGCAGAACATCCAGTTCAACTGGATCAAGCTCGCCGAACTGCCAGACGCGCTGGCCGATCTGGCCGAAGTCGGCATCCACGCGATGCAGACTTCGGGCAACAACATGCGCAACGTCACCTCGGACCAGTGGGCGGGCGTCGCGCCGGGTGAGATCGAGGATCCCCGCATCTGGTCGGAAATCCTGCGCCAGCACACCACGCTGCATCCGGAATTCTCGTTCCTGCCACGCAAGTTCAAGATCGCGATCACAGCCTCCGACCACGATCGCGCCGCGATCAAGATCCACGACATCGGCTTGCGGCTATACAGGAATGCGGAAGGCGAGACCGGTTTCGAGGTGCTGGTCGGCGGCGGGCTCGGCCGCACGCCGTTCATCGCCAAAACCATCAAGCCGTTCGTGTCACGCCGCGATATCCTCAGCTATGTCGAGGCGATCCTGCGCGTCTACAACCAGTACGGCCGCCGCGACAACATCTACAAGGCCCGTATCAAGATCCTCGTGCACGAGCTCGGCATCGAGAAGTTCGCCAGGGAAGTCGAGGAGGAGTGGGAGCATATTCGCGACAGCGCGTTGACGCTGGAGGATTCCGTGATCGAGGAAATCCGCTCGCGCTTCTCCTATCCAGCCTATGACAAGCTGCCGCACATGCCGGACGAGCTAAAGAAGGCGGCGCATGATCCGCATTTCGAGGCCTGGCGCCGCAACTCGGTGTTTACGCATAAGGTGCAGGGCTATTCGATCGTGACGCTGTCGCTGAAGCCGGTCGGCGGCCCTCCGGGCGACGCGACCGCCGACCAGATGGACGCGGTTGCCGATCTCGCCGACAAATACTCCTTCGGCGAAATCCGCGTCGGTCACGAGCAGAACCTGGTGCTGCCGCACGTTGCCAAGCGCGATCTGCCCGCGCTGTGGAAGGCGCTCGACAGAATCGGCCTCGCGACGCCGAACATCAATCTGGTCTCCGACATCATTGCCTGTCCGGGGCTGGATTATTGCTCGCTCGCCAACGCGCGCTCGATCCCGATCGCGCAGGAATTGACGCGCCGCTTCGCCAATCACGACACGGCGAACATGATCGGCCGGCTGCATATCAACATTTCCGGCTGCATCAATGCCTGCGGACATCACCATGTCGGCCATATCGGCATTCTCGGCGTCGAGAAGAACGGCGAGGAATTTTACCAGATCACCATCGGCGGCCGCGCCGACGAGAATGCCCAGATGGGCACCTTGATCGGCCCCGCGGTGCCTTATGTCGACGTCGCCGACGTGATCGAGGACATTGTCGAAGCCTATCTTGCCCTGCGCGCGCGTCCCGACGAATTGTTCGTCGATACGGTGAAGCGGCTCGGCGTCGAACCATTCAGGGAGCGGGTCTATGCCACTCGTTAA
- a CDS encoding DUF2849 domain-containing protein, translating to MTSPLEQKKIKIAGPSMVTANRTWDGVVIYRTDQQSWSADLSDAAIVRTSDEARALLTEAIADDVGAIGAYIAPVEVKDSGAIKPGNLRERIRSNGLTIDLLPA from the coding sequence ATGACCTCTCCGCTCGAACAGAAGAAAATCAAGATTGCCGGTCCGTCGATGGTGACCGCCAACCGCACCTGGGACGGCGTGGTCATCTACCGCACCGATCAGCAGAGCTGGTCGGCGGACTTGTCGGATGCGGCAATCGTTCGTACCTCCGATGAAGCGAGGGCGCTGCTCACCGAAGCGATTGCCGATGACGTCGGCGCGATCGGCGCCTATATCGCGCCGGTCGAAGTCAAGGACAGCGGGGCGATCAAGCCCGGCAATCTCCGCGAACGCATCCGCTCGAATGGCCTCACCATCGATTTGCTTCCGGCCTAA
- the cysG gene encoding siroheme synthase CysG, with product MRYLPVFLDLQSGKVLLVGAGELVRAKLRLLVSAGARVQWFATDGDHDLAGLDPTDAARIEPGSGDPLTADLSGIIAILCAGAGDIGVAMSVCAKAVGLPVNVMDDLAHSTFIFPAIVDRGDVVVAVGTGGASPVVARRVRERIEAVLPARIGDLAAFIGGFRKSMHARIPEFSLRRRFWERVIDGPIGALVLAGRKDEAEKALNEIADPSAFAGASQGGKAEGRVTLVGAGPGDPDLLTIKALRALQDADIVFYDELVSPEVLDRVRRDASRVAVGRRVGKPGIGQDAINKLLIDAAKSGQRVVRLKGGDPFIFGRGGEEIEVLREAGVAYSVVPGITAGLGAAAQFEAPLTYRHEALRITFLTAHKAKDAETVDWSVLTDRKMTIVVYMGMTAAPSVRAGLLAAGRLPQTPVGVFARVTRPDAQAVVGTLENLPALVEKIDGGPAILIIGDVVAHSAPWRQSDLNQVISKLLDAAE from the coding sequence ATGCGCTACCTGCCTGTGTTCCTGGATCTGCAAAGCGGCAAGGTGCTGCTCGTTGGAGCGGGCGAACTCGTGCGCGCGAAATTACGGCTGCTGGTTTCAGCGGGCGCACGGGTCCAATGGTTTGCGACCGACGGTGATCATGATCTGGCTGGTCTCGACCCCACGGACGCCGCGCGGATCGAGCCGGGCTCGGGCGATCCGCTCACTGCCGATCTGTCGGGCATCATCGCGATCCTATGCGCCGGCGCCGGCGATATCGGCGTTGCGATGTCGGTGTGTGCGAAGGCGGTCGGGCTGCCCGTCAACGTGATGGACGATCTCGCGCATTCCACTTTCATCTTTCCGGCGATCGTTGATCGTGGCGATGTCGTCGTTGCCGTCGGCACCGGCGGCGCGTCACCGGTGGTCGCGCGCCGCGTGCGTGAGCGCATCGAGGCGGTGCTGCCGGCGCGTATCGGCGATCTCGCCGCCTTCATCGGCGGCTTTCGCAAATCGATGCATGCGCGCATTCCCGAATTTTCGCTGCGCCGCCGGTTCTGGGAGCGTGTGATCGACGGTCCGATCGGCGCGCTGGTGCTTGCCGGCCGCAAGGACGAGGCCGAAAAAGCGCTGAACGAAATTGCCGATCCCTCCGCCTTCGCCGGCGCGAGCCAGGGCGGCAAGGCCGAGGGCAGGGTGACGCTGGTCGGCGCGGGTCCGGGCGATCCGGATCTGCTCACCATCAAGGCGCTGCGCGCATTGCAGGATGCCGACATCGTTTTCTACGACGAACTGGTCTCACCGGAAGTTCTCGATCGCGTGCGTCGCGATGCCTCGCGTGTTGCGGTCGGACGCCGGGTCGGCAAGCCCGGCATCGGGCAAGATGCGATCAACAAATTGCTGATTGATGCAGCGAAATCCGGACAGCGCGTAGTGCGGCTGAAAGGTGGCGATCCCTTCATCTTCGGCCGCGGCGGCGAGGAGATCGAAGTGTTGCGCGAAGCCGGCGTCGCCTATTCGGTGGTGCCGGGCATTACCGCAGGGCTCGGCGCCGCCGCGCAATTCGAGGCGCCGCTGACCTATCGTCATGAAGCGCTGCGCATCACCTTCCTGACCGCGCACAAGGCCAAGGACGCCGAGACGGTCGACTGGTCGGTGCTGACGGACAGGAAGATGACCATCGTGGTCTATATGGGCATGACCGCGGCGCCGTCGGTGCGGGCGGGCCTGCTTGCTGCGGGCCGGTTACCGCAAACGCCCGTCGGCGTGTTCGCGCGGGTGACGCGGCCGGATGCGCAGGCCGTGGTCGGTACGCTCGAAAACCTTCCCGCGCTGGTCGAAAAAATCGATGGCGGTCCCGCCATCCTCATCATCGGCGACGTCGTTGCGCATTCCGCGCCGTGGCGCCAGTCCGACCTCAATCAAGTCATCTCCAAACTGCTGGATGCTGCCGAATGA
- the cysD gene encoding sulfate adenylyltransferase subunit CysD, giving the protein MDHLDELEAQSIYILREAFARLKKLALLWSLGKDSNVMIWLARKAFFGRVPFPALHVDTGKKFPEMYAFRDRFGKEWDLDLKVEPCPPIDAVDPTLPPAARSAARKTEGLKWALTKYGFDGLIAGIRRDEEATRAKERVFSPRGLEGGWDVRDQPPEFWDQFNASPPPGAHLRIHPILHWTEADIWAYTKRENIPIIPLYLSKDGKRYRSLGDQDITNPVASTASSIDEILTELDGTKVPERAGRALDHETEDAFERLRVAGYL; this is encoded by the coding sequence ATGGACCATCTCGACGAGCTCGAGGCGCAGAGCATCTACATCCTGCGCGAGGCGTTCGCACGGCTGAAAAAGCTCGCGCTGCTGTGGTCGCTCGGCAAGGATTCCAACGTGATGATCTGGCTGGCGCGCAAGGCCTTCTTCGGCCGGGTGCCGTTTCCGGCGCTGCACGTCGACACCGGCAAGAAATTTCCCGAGATGTATGCGTTCCGCGACCGCTTCGGAAAAGAGTGGGATCTCGACCTCAAGGTCGAGCCCTGCCCGCCAATCGACGCCGTCGACCCGACCCTACCGCCCGCCGCGCGCTCCGCCGCGCGCAAGACCGAGGGTCTGAAGTGGGCGCTGACCAAATATGGTTTCGACGGCTTGATCGCAGGCATTCGCCGCGATGAGGAAGCCACGCGCGCCAAGGAGCGGGTATTCTCGCCGCGCGGACTCGAAGGCGGCTGGGATGTGCGCGATCAGCCGCCGGAGTTCTGGGACCAGTTCAACGCTTCGCCGCCGCCCGGCGCGCATCTGCGCATCCATCCGATCCTGCATTGGACCGAAGCCGACATCTGGGCCTACACCAAGCGCGAAAACATTCCGATCATCCCGCTCTATCTGTCGAAGGACGGCAAGCGCTATCGCTCGCTGGGCGACCAGGACATCACCAACCCGGTGGCTTCCACCGCCTCGAGTATCGATGAAATCCTGACCGAACTCGACGGCACCAAGGTGCCGGAGCGCGCCGGCCGCGCTCTCGATCACGAGACCGAAGACGCTTTCGAGCGGCTGCGTGTCGCTGGCTATCTCTGA
- the cysC gene encoding adenylyl-sulfate kinase: protein MNMILPASVSATPNGTTSMPNGTTRPQVRIVIVGHVDHGKSTLVGRLLHETGSLPEGKLEMLKAVSARRGMPFEWSFLLDALQTERDQGITIDTTQIRFRTRSRDVVLIDAPGHAEFLRNMITGASQADGAVLIIDALEGVRDQTRRHGYLLHLLGIKQVAIVVNKMDRVDFSADRFEEISDEISAHLTGLGVTPTAVIPISARDGDGVAEHTPRIGWYRGPTVVEALDALEPARPLEQLALRLPVQAIYKFDDRRIVAGRIESGHLSAGDEIVIMPAGKIAKIKTVESWPVTPLKGSHGAGRSVGITLDRELFIERGDVIAHAGATPRDTRRIRARIFWLHDKPLSKGDQILIRLGTRESRASVVAIEKAVDPGELSNEETKAIARNHVGEIDISLAQPIAADPYQENPRTGRLVIEVNGRIAGGGLVLSVDAGQRAVPIDIVPVESALRPEERSARYRHNGAVIWLTGLPGSGKSTLARALERRLFSRGGSPILLDGDTLRAGLNGDLGFSAQDRTENIRRLAEVATHLARNGHIAVVAAVSPSADDRAAARRIADMTFREIYVATPAEICESRDPKGHYAKARAGRLQAFTGIGNDYQPPDRAELRIDTSAKTVSDATDEIERMLAETGILFDELVDLAANI from the coding sequence ATGAACATGATCCTCCCCGCAAGCGTCTCGGCCACGCCGAACGGCACCACGTCGATGCCAAATGGCACGACGCGACCGCAGGTCCGCATCGTCATCGTCGGCCATGTCGACCACGGCAAATCCACTCTGGTCGGACGCCTGCTGCACGAGACCGGCAGCCTGCCCGAAGGCAAGCTGGAGATGCTGAAGGCGGTCAGCGCGCGGCGCGGCATGCCGTTCGAATGGTCGTTCCTGCTCGATGCGCTGCAGACCGAGCGCGACCAGGGCATCACGATCGACACCACCCAAATCCGCTTCCGCACCCGTTCGCGCGACGTCGTGCTGATTGACGCGCCCGGTCACGCCGAATTCCTGCGCAACATGATCACGGGCGCCTCGCAGGCCGACGGCGCCGTGCTGATCATCGACGCGCTCGAAGGCGTGCGCGACCAGACCCGGCGTCACGGCTATCTGCTGCATCTGTTGGGCATCAAGCAGGTCGCCATCGTCGTCAACAAGATGGACCGCGTCGATTTCAGCGCCGATCGCTTCGAGGAGATCAGCGACGAGATTTCGGCACACCTGACCGGCCTCGGCGTGACGCCGACAGCCGTTATTCCGATTTCCGCGCGCGACGGCGACGGCGTTGCCGAACACACGCCGCGGATCGGCTGGTACCGGGGACCGACTGTCGTCGAGGCGCTCGACGCGCTCGAACCGGCGCGCCCGCTGGAGCAGCTTGCGCTGCGGCTGCCAGTGCAGGCGATCTACAAATTCGACGATCGCCGCATCGTCGCGGGCCGCATCGAGTCAGGACATCTGAGCGCCGGCGACGAAATCGTCATCATGCCCGCCGGCAAGATCGCCAAGATCAAAACGGTGGAAAGCTGGCCGGTGACGCCGCTCAAGGGCAGCCACGGCGCCGGCCGCTCGGTCGGCATCACGCTCGATCGCGAATTGTTCATCGAACGCGGCGACGTCATCGCGCATGCCGGCGCGACGCCACGCGATACGCGGCGGATTCGCGCGCGAATTTTCTGGCTGCACGACAAGCCGTTGTCGAAGGGCGATCAGATCCTGATCCGCCTCGGCACGCGGGAATCGCGCGCCAGCGTGGTCGCCATCGAAAAGGCGGTCGATCCCGGCGAGCTTTCCAACGAGGAGACCAAGGCGATCGCGCGCAATCATGTTGGCGAAATCGATATTTCGCTGGCGCAGCCGATCGCGGCCGACCCCTATCAGGAAAATCCGCGCACCGGGCGGCTGGTGATCGAGGTCAACGGCCGCATCGCCGGCGGCGGTCTCGTGCTGTCGGTCGACGCCGGACAGCGCGCGGTCCCGATCGACATCGTGCCGGTCGAATCCGCGCTACGGCCGGAAGAACGCTCGGCGCGCTACCGCCATAACGGCGCGGTGATCTGGCTGACCGGCCTGCCCGGCTCCGGAAAATCGACACTGGCGCGCGCGCTGGAGCGGCGACTGTTTTCGCGCGGCGGCTCACCAATCCTGCTCGACGGCGACACCCTGCGCGCGGGCCTCAACGGCGACCTCGGTTTCTCCGCGCAGGACCGCACCGAAAACATCCGGCGGCTCGCCGAAGTCGCGACCCATCTGGCGCGCAACGGCCACATCGCCGTCGTCGCCGCAGTGTCGCCGTCAGCGGATGATCGTGCCGCCGCCCGCCGCATCGCCGACATGACATTCCGCGAGATCTATGTCGCGACACCGGCCGAGATCTGCGAGAGCCGCGATCCCAAGGGCCATTACGCCAAGGCGCGCGCCGGCAGGCTGCAGGCCTTCACCGGGATCGGCAATGATTACCAGCCGCCGGACCGGGCGGAGCTCCGCATCGACACCTCGGCCAAGACGGTTTCGGACGCGACCGACGAGATCGAGCGGATGCTGGCGGAGACCGGCATTCTGTTCGACGAACTGGTGGATCTGGCGGCGAACATCTAG